A single Ruficoccus amylovorans DNA region contains:
- a CDS encoding M23 family metallopeptidase: MDKRLRAGFALLFLLACGSAWAQQGNLIPVYWPTPDGEYFQTGDIMPLLQPTASGRPESGLYGLVRNGGTRFHEGIDLKPMGRDRNGEATDPIYAAMAGRVAYVNRIAGNSGYGRYVVIEHTQLDVPVYTLYAHMADIDSRIQAGVQVEAGGRLGRMGRSAGGYSIPKSRSHLHFEIGLRDSNRFQDFYNYKRYGGKNQHGNYNGINLTGMDPLRFFERARTGRLTSMRELIQSQPVAFTLQVSTRQAPDFITRYPALLTQPIPAQGLTGWEIDYTSEGMPIRWTPLTSEDVGTRREGDIALLNYNEEALSHNNRDTLLIKNGKPSLGSGLKNSLQLIFGFR; this comes from the coding sequence ATGGACAAGCGCCTCCGGGCCGGTTTCGCGCTCCTGTTCCTGCTGGCCTGCGGCAGTGCCTGGGCGCAGCAGGGGAACCTGATTCCCGTCTATTGGCCGACGCCGGACGGGGAGTATTTTCAGACCGGCGACATCATGCCGCTGCTTCAGCCGACCGCATCGGGCCGTCCCGAGAGCGGCCTTTACGGGCTCGTGCGCAACGGAGGCACGCGCTTCCACGAGGGGATCGACCTCAAACCGATGGGCCGCGACCGCAACGGCGAGGCCACCGACCCGATCTACGCCGCGATGGCCGGGCGCGTGGCCTATGTTAACCGCATCGCCGGGAACAGCGGCTACGGCCGTTATGTCGTGATCGAGCATACGCAGCTGGATGTGCCCGTTTACACCCTTTACGCGCACATGGCCGACATCGACTCGCGGATTCAGGCCGGGGTCCAGGTCGAGGCCGGAGGGCGGCTGGGCCGGATGGGGCGCTCTGCCGGGGGCTATTCCATCCCCAAGAGCCGCTCGCACCTGCACTTTGAGATTGGCCTGCGCGACTCGAACCGCTTTCAGGATTTTTATAACTACAAGCGCTACGGCGGCAAAAACCAGCACGGCAACTACAACGGCATCAACCTCACCGGCATGGACCCGCTGCGGTTCTTCGAGCGGGCGCGCACCGGACGGCTCACCAGCATGCGCGAGCTGATCCAGTCGCAGCCGGTGGCCTTTACCTTGCAGGTTTCAACCCGGCAGGCACCGGACTTTATCACGCGCTACCCGGCGCTGCTGACTCAGCCCATCCCGGCACAGGGCCTGACCGGATGGGAGATCGACTACACCTCCGAAGGCATGCCGATCCGCTGGACACCGCTCACGTCGGAAGATGTCGGCACCCGCCGAGAGGGCGACATCGCCCTGCTCAATTACAACGAGGAAGCCCTCTCCCACAACAACCGCGACACCCTCCTCATTAAAAACGGCAAGCCCTCGCTCGGCTCCGGCCTCAAGAACAGCCTCCAGTTGATCTTCGGCTTTCGCTGA
- a CDS encoding ParA family protein → MSCTVFSIANQKGGVGKTTTAINLGWALAERKVPTLLIDLDPQANATSALGFEKTPGSSLYGALHGDGAAEERVIETRQKDLFLIGSEVDLAAIEIELGQQEDYLVRLREVLKPLRESGKYRAIILDCPPALGMISMNGLAAADYLLVALQCEYLAMEGLGQIMGVVDQLTSAGVNPNLAVGGILMTMYDKRTNLSRQVVQEVKEHLGELVFDTHIPRTVRLSEAPSFGQSIFEYERLGAGSHAYKKFAKEFIKRFGLK, encoded by the coding sequence ATGAGCTGTACCGTATTTTCCATCGCCAACCAGAAAGGCGGAGTCGGCAAGACCACCACCGCGATCAATCTCGGCTGGGCCCTGGCCGAACGCAAAGTCCCCACCCTGCTGATCGACCTCGACCCGCAGGCCAACGCCACCAGCGCTCTGGGCTTCGAGAAGACGCCCGGCTCCAGCCTCTACGGCGCGCTGCACGGGGACGGAGCCGCCGAAGAGCGCGTTATCGAGACCCGCCAGAAAGATCTTTTCCTCATCGGCAGCGAGGTGGACCTCGCCGCCATCGAGATCGAACTGGGACAGCAGGAGGACTACCTCGTACGCCTGCGCGAAGTCCTCAAGCCCCTGCGCGAGAGCGGCAAGTACCGCGCCATCATCCTGGACTGCCCGCCCGCCCTGGGCATGATTTCCATGAACGGTCTGGCCGCCGCCGACTACCTGCTGGTCGCGCTCCAGTGCGAGTACCTAGCGATGGAGGGCCTCGGGCAGATCATGGGCGTGGTTGACCAACTCACCAGCGCGGGCGTCAACCCCAACCTGGCCGTGGGCGGCATCCTCATGACCATGTACGACAAGCGCACCAACCTCTCCCGCCAGGTCGTGCAGGAAGTCAAGGAACACCTGGGCGAACTGGTCTTCGACACCCACATCCCGCGCACCGTCCGCCTCTCCGAGGCCCCCAGCTTCGGGCAGTCGATCTTCGAGTACGAACGCCTCGGAGCCGGTTCGCACGCCTACAAGAAATTCGCCAAGGAGTTTATCAAGCGCTTCGGGCTAAAGTGA
- the rnc gene encoding ribonuclease III, whose amino-acid sequence MSDDLQHFQERIGYHFRDTGLLERALTHPSLLADGSGWHNQRLEFLGDSVLALVLAEQLFKLFPGEREGHLARARSALAKGEHLAAIARELGLHEVLRLSEQEEKAGGRERISSLEDALEAVVAAIYLDSDFQTARRTVLPWYGDVKARTEELLSDDNPKGRLQEHIQRENPDTPIEYDLVHAEGPDHSKTFIMELRIGGRVFGMGRGRSKKDAEENAAREALQKLVKTPAEPVS is encoded by the coding sequence ATGTCCGACGACCTCCAACACTTCCAGGAACGCATCGGTTATCACTTCCGTGATACCGGGCTGCTGGAGCGTGCGCTGACCCACCCTTCGCTGCTGGCGGACGGCTCCGGCTGGCACAACCAGCGACTGGAGTTCCTCGGGGACTCGGTGTTGGCGCTGGTCCTGGCCGAACAGTTGTTCAAGCTCTTCCCCGGCGAACGCGAAGGCCACCTGGCGCGGGCACGTTCGGCGCTGGCCAAGGGCGAGCACCTGGCGGCGATTGCTCGCGAACTGGGCCTGCACGAGGTCCTGCGCCTGAGCGAGCAGGAGGAGAAAGCCGGGGGCCGCGAACGTATCTCCAGCCTAGAGGACGCGCTGGAGGCCGTGGTGGCGGCGATCTACCTGGACAGCGATTTCCAGACCGCCCGGCGCACCGTCCTGCCCTGGTATGGCGATGTCAAAGCCCGCACCGAGGAACTCCTCTCTGACGACAACCCCAAGGGCCGGTTGCAGGAACACATCCAGCGGGAAAACCCGGACACGCCCATCGAGTACGACCTGGTCCACGCCGAGGGCCCCGACCACAGCAAAACCTTTATCATGGAACTGCGCATCGGGGGCCGGGTCTTCGGCATGGGCCGGGGCCGCTCCAAAAAGGACGCCGAGGAAAACGCCGCCCGCGAAGCCCTGCAAAAGCTGGTAAAAACGCCCGCCGAACCGGTTTCGTAG
- the mfd gene encoding transcription-repair coupling factor, translating to MKPVCLPDSLKTLLVTGAADAAVPALTEELLARDPVPVTVLLAHEWRAIESWMDALELFAKWSGRPAPRLERLPDLGGLEDDDPRAFELRCDVIAALTSLREAAPRQNPLEEPASPIVIAATPAALLQACPDPKAMARGQIKLRPGQRVSLTGLAERLGAELGYDSEAICETPGQFSVRGGLIDIYPLNATAPLRIDFFGDEIESIRTFDPTTQRSEETVPSLVIASAQAGLDTHRKGTLLDYLPARVRWILRQPDKLESAFADLFQIPENIAAPARSFQTVIKRRAGQDDEWLGLTDVEARQNLFPESTPTRAVASESLEGYRTFADTDKLGVVRLEAGNTSREKFLAQITDWQTQGHRVHFVCRTEGEETRLREILAESPTAKRIKADFLQGNLPEGFRLADGEEKHVYATESEIAGRQRLYVSRRRRKLPERQQVDQLLDFSELANGDYLVHLQHGVCIFRGLQRLNTGSKEEEVISLEFDEGITLHVRLHESHLLSRYVGLTKRSPKLGRLGTNAWDKTRRAAERATLDLAAQLLSLQAERNSRPGYAFSSDQPWQHAFEDAFPFRETPDQLTAIDQTKADMEKPLPMDRLICGDVGFGKTEVALRAAMKAVLDGKQVAVMLPTTVLCQQMFTNFKERFADYPIAVEMLSSFRTARQQSEIKRQLKQGDIDIVVGTHSLLGSSVKFRDLGLLVIDEEHRFGVRQKEKLKIMRHDIDVLSMSATPIPRTLYFALVGAREMSVIETPPRDRLPIQTIVKAYDPKLVQEAIEFEVRRGGQVFYLHNRVTTIDVVARRLQEMMPDLRIGVGHGQMEQGELEKVMTRFVAGEFDVLVSTTIIESGLDIPNSNTIIIEGADRFGLSQLYQLRGRVGRFNRQAYAYLLLHRHTRLLDVARKRLGAIRQFNQLGAGFRIAMRDLELRGAGNILGAQQSGHIAGVGFDLYCQLLRQSVARLKGDSTAALIRANVRLDFVLVGEYRDGEDPAETPDRFHALKADELADQRGEVVEAFIPVSYIGEARLRIDFYRRLALASSLEQISEAAAEMKDRFGPVPASVDYLLKMTEIRCLAERKGISLVETEGNRLKCRLAGSREPAFVKVGNRFPRLTAKKPLPKLNEIRTFLKTCQLT from the coding sequence ATGAAGCCCGTCTGCCTGCCCGATTCCCTTAAAACCCTGCTTGTCACCGGCGCGGCGGATGCCGCCGTGCCCGCGCTGACCGAGGAGTTGCTGGCCCGCGACCCGGTCCCCGTTACCGTCCTGCTCGCCCACGAATGGCGGGCGATTGAAAGCTGGATGGACGCGCTGGAGCTGTTTGCCAAGTGGAGCGGGCGCCCCGCACCCCGGCTGGAGCGCCTGCCCGACCTCGGAGGCCTGGAAGACGACGACCCGCGCGCCTTTGAACTGCGCTGCGACGTGATCGCCGCCCTCACCTCCCTGCGCGAAGCCGCCCCGCGCCAAAACCCGCTGGAGGAACCGGCCAGCCCCATCGTAATCGCGGCTACCCCCGCGGCGCTGCTCCAGGCCTGCCCCGACCCCAAGGCAATGGCCCGGGGCCAAATTAAGCTCCGGCCCGGCCAGCGCGTCTCTCTGACCGGCCTGGCCGAGCGGCTCGGCGCCGAGCTGGGCTACGACTCCGAAGCCATCTGCGAAACGCCGGGGCAGTTTTCCGTTCGCGGCGGATTGATCGACATTTACCCGCTCAACGCCACCGCCCCGCTGCGAATCGACTTCTTCGGGGACGAGATCGAGTCCATCCGCACCTTTGACCCGACCACCCAGCGCTCCGAGGAAACGGTGCCGAGCCTCGTCATCGCCTCGGCCCAGGCCGGACTCGACACGCACCGCAAGGGCACCTTGCTCGACTACCTGCCGGCCCGCGTCCGCTGGATACTGCGCCAGCCCGACAAGCTGGAGAGCGCCTTTGCCGACCTGTTCCAGATCCCGGAAAACATCGCCGCGCCCGCCCGCAGTTTCCAGACCGTGATCAAGCGCCGCGCCGGGCAGGACGACGAGTGGCTCGGCCTGACCGACGTGGAGGCCCGCCAGAACCTTTTTCCGGAAAGCACCCCCACCCGCGCCGTCGCCTCGGAGTCGCTGGAGGGCTACCGGACCTTTGCCGACACGGACAAGCTCGGCGTTGTCCGCCTGGAGGCCGGGAACACGTCCCGGGAAAAATTCCTTGCCCAAATCACCGACTGGCAGACCCAGGGCCACCGGGTGCATTTCGTTTGTCGCACCGAGGGCGAGGAAACCCGCCTGCGGGAAATTCTGGCCGAGTCGCCCACCGCGAAAAGGATCAAGGCCGACTTTTTACAAGGGAACCTGCCCGAAGGCTTCCGGCTGGCCGACGGCGAGGAAAAGCACGTCTATGCGACCGAATCCGAGATCGCGGGCCGCCAGCGGCTCTACGTCAGCCGCCGCCGCCGCAAGCTGCCCGAGCGCCAGCAGGTGGACCAGTTGCTGGACTTCTCGGAGCTGGCCAACGGCGACTACCTCGTGCACCTCCAGCACGGTGTCTGCATTTTCCGGGGCCTGCAACGGCTCAACACCGGGAGCAAGGAAGAGGAAGTCATCTCGCTGGAGTTTGACGAGGGGATCACCCTGCACGTGCGCCTGCACGAGAGCCACCTGCTCAGCCGCTATGTCGGCCTGACCAAGCGCTCTCCCAAACTTGGTCGCCTCGGCACTAACGCCTGGGACAAAACCCGCCGCGCCGCCGAACGCGCCACCCTCGACCTCGCCGCCCAATTACTCTCGCTCCAGGCCGAGCGCAATTCGCGGCCCGGCTACGCCTTTTCCTCCGACCAGCCCTGGCAGCACGCCTTTGAGGACGCCTTCCCTTTCCGCGAGACGCCCGATCAGCTCACCGCCATCGACCAGACCAAGGCCGACATGGAAAAGCCCTTGCCGATGGACCGCCTCATCTGCGGCGACGTCGGTTTCGGCAAAACCGAGGTGGCCCTGCGCGCCGCCATGAAGGCCGTGCTCGACGGCAAACAGGTCGCCGTCATGCTCCCGACCACGGTGCTGTGCCAGCAGATGTTCACCAACTTCAAGGAGCGCTTCGCCGACTACCCGATCGCGGTCGAAATGCTCAGCAGCTTCCGCACCGCCCGGCAACAGAGCGAAATCAAACGCCAGCTCAAGCAGGGCGACATCGACATCGTGGTCGGCACCCACAGCCTGCTCGGTAGTTCCGTAAAATTCCGCGACCTCGGACTGCTCGTGATCGACGAGGAGCACCGCTTCGGCGTGCGCCAGAAGGAGAAGCTCAAGATCATGCGGCACGACATCGACGTGCTCAGCATGAGCGCCACCCCCATCCCGCGCACCCTCTACTTCGCGCTGGTCGGAGCCCGCGAAATGAGCGTGATCGAGACGCCCCCACGCGACCGCCTGCCCATCCAGACCATTGTCAAAGCCTACGACCCCAAGCTGGTTCAGGAGGCCATCGAGTTCGAGGTCCGGCGCGGCGGCCAGGTCTTTTACCTCCACAACCGCGTCACCACCATCGACGTGGTGGCCCGCCGCCTGCAGGAGATGATGCCCGACCTGCGCATCGGCGTCGGCCACGGCCAGATGGAGCAAGGCGAACTGGAAAAGGTCATGACGCGCTTCGTGGCGGGCGAGTTCGACGTGCTCGTCTCCACCACCATTATCGAGTCCGGCCTCGATATCCCCAACTCCAACACCATCATCATCGAGGGGGCGGACCGCTTCGGGCTCTCGCAGCTTTACCAGCTCCGGGGGCGCGTCGGGCGCTTTAACCGCCAGGCCTACGCCTACCTCCTGCTCCACCGCCACACCCGTCTGCTCGACGTGGCCCGCAAGCGCCTCGGCGCGATCCGGCAGTTCAACCAGCTCGGGGCCGGGTTCCGCATCGCCATGCGCGACCTGGAGCTGCGCGGCGCGGGCAACATCCTCGGCGCCCAGCAGAGCGGCCACATCGCCGGGGTCGGGTTTGATTTATACTGCCAACTGCTGCGCCAGAGCGTGGCCCGGCTCAAGGGCGACAGCACCGCCGCCCTCATCCGCGCCAACGTACGGCTCGACTTCGTGCTCGTGGGCGAGTACCGCGACGGCGAGGACCCAGCCGAGACACCCGACCGCTTTCACGCGCTCAAGGCCGACGAGCTGGCCGATCAGCGCGGCGAAGTCGTCGAGGCCTTCATCCCCGTCAGCTACATCGGGGAGGCACGCCTGCGCATCGACTTCTACCGCCGCCTCGCCCTGGCTTCCAGCCTGGAGCAGATCTCCGAGGCCGCCGCCGAGATGAAGGACCGCTTCGGCCCCGTGCCCGCGAGCGTGGACTACCTGCTCAAAATGACGGAAATTCGCTGCCTGGCTGAACGAAAAGGCATCAGCCTCGTCGAAACAGAAGGGAACCGCCTCAAATGCCGCCTGGCGGGTTCGCGTGAACCGGCTTTTGTAAAAGTCGGTAACCGCTTTCCCCGCTTGACCGCGAAAAAACCGCTCCCTAAGTTGAACGAAATTAGAACATTTCTTAAAACCTGCCAGCTTACCTGA
- a CDS encoding peptidylprolyl isomerase produces MKISTLTLGACLMLTALGLHAQLIAPQKKEWDVQFTNGIAAQVEDKIITLEELRKEVTPLIPQIRMNSRTRTDFDKNIAVVTREILQNLVDRILIIRDFYDKGAHIPDTYLQKEFDDYITKEFNGDRSAFLEFLRLQGKSEMDFRDELKDDIIVSYMRMQSLPSQTAVSPRKIEEYYQKNKSRYFEEEGVNLGLIMLVPIADENPDLLNQTANEIVQKLEAGESFSELAKTYSQDDKRDEGGDWGWISRDDLIPALAEQAFALEEGQHSQPIAVGDYIYILEVKEKRTAGIKELEKVRGEIEQEITAQLSRQAQQRWIERLRKNAYIKYFLKEAGGMKSSPGTMQMKLGANESDS; encoded by the coding sequence ATGAAAATTTCCACCCTCACCCTTGGCGCCTGCCTCATGTTAACGGCGCTCGGGCTGCACGCGCAATTGATCGCCCCCCAAAAGAAGGAGTGGGACGTCCAGTTCACCAACGGCATCGCCGCTCAGGTCGAAGACAAGATCATCACCCTGGAGGAACTGCGTAAGGAGGTCACCCCGCTCATCCCGCAGATCCGGATGAATTCGCGTACGCGCACCGACTTCGATAAAAACATCGCCGTCGTCACCCGCGAAATCCTCCAGAACCTCGTGGACCGCATCCTCATCATCCGCGACTTCTACGACAAGGGTGCCCACATCCCCGACACTTACCTGCAAAAGGAGTTCGACGACTACATCACCAAGGAGTTCAACGGCGACCGCTCGGCCTTCCTTGAGTTCCTCCGCCTTCAGGGCAAGAGTGAGATGGACTTCCGCGACGAGTTGAAGGACGACATCATCGTCTCCTACATGCGCATGCAGTCCCTGCCATCGCAGACCGCCGTCAGCCCCCGCAAGATCGAGGAGTATTACCAGAAGAACAAGAGCCGCTACTTCGAGGAGGAAGGCGTCAACCTGGGCTTGATCATGCTCGTGCCCATCGCCGACGAAAACCCCGACCTGCTCAACCAGACCGCCAACGAGATCGTTCAGAAGCTCGAAGCGGGCGAGTCGTTCTCCGAACTGGCCAAGACCTACAGCCAGGACGACAAGCGGGACGAGGGCGGCGACTGGGGTTGGATCAGCCGCGACGACCTTATCCCGGCCCTGGCCGAACAGGCCTTCGCGCTTGAGGAGGGCCAGCACTCCCAGCCCATCGCGGTCGGCGACTACATTTACATCCTGGAGGTGAAGGAAAAACGCACCGCCGGGATCAAGGAGCTGGAAAAAGTCCGCGGCGAAATCGAACAGGAAATCACCGCGCAGCTCTCCCGCCAGGCCCAGCAACGCTGGATCGAACG